One segment of Leptidea sinapis chromosome 33, ilLepSina1.1, whole genome shotgun sequence DNA contains the following:
- the LOC126974673 gene encoding facilitated trehalose transporter Tret1-like isoform X5, with translation MSCFNDILYWRQSLILISMGLHSMGIGFLLSFPAALNAALLSTNTTDITATPDQVSSLTASYGLFGMVGFIFMPSLMQSRGRKLTHIILNVLIILGFFLTYLAKNITMLFIGRTLQGLVATGVTLTTIILAEYCHPKRRGYFLATMGLWMCVGSLICHALSAFWNWRNIAALAMLPLVIALILTFIWPESPSFLAMKRKFVECDQSHTWLFGDSKESKDMLNALISAQSEEISDGRNVYWKNIKDIVTAFGKGYFLRPLSVVIVLTLMVDASGRYFMLVYLSEIFVEITGDASIAFYCSLGVDVTIMISSLLFIVIIRLFNRKTILFVTGFCTTILLYVVSFTVHLKSTDNDSVWLTPGLIILSTFVSNSGLVPIAFIIIGEIFPLEHRGLGGSLGGIVFTGLYGVTMKCIPILLEHIGTQGVFAVLGTCMLVCLVILIFILNETKDKTLQEIEDELKGIKRTKIVLISEDVLAD, from the exons ATGAGTTGTTTCAATGATATACTGTATTGGCGTcag aGCCTGATCCTCATTAGCATGGGTCTGCATAGCATGGGTATAGGATTTCTATTAAGTTTCCCGGCAGCCTTAAATGCAGCGTTATTATCTACAAACACAACCGACATCACAGCAACTCCGGACCAAGTTTCGTCGCTAA CTGCGTCATACGGACTATTCGGAATGGTTGGATTCATATTCATGCCATCATTAATGCAGAGTCGAGGAAGAAAATTAACTCATATAATTCTCAATGTGCTAATAATCCTTgggttttttttaacatacttgGCGAAAAATATCACAATGCTATTCATTGGAAGAACACTTCAGGGTCTTGTTGCAACTGGTGTTACCCTCACAACTATAATATTGGCTGAATATTGTCATCCGAAACGTAGAGGGTATTTTCTTGCAACGATGGGTTTGTGGATGTGTGTCGGATCACTAATTTGTCATGCTTTATCCGCTTTTTGGAATTGGAGGAATATTGCTGCTCTAGCAATGCTGCCATTAGTTATAGCGTTGATTCTTACATTCATTTGGCCGGAAAGTCCATCGTTCTTAGcaatgaaaagaaaatttgtgGAATGTGATCAGTCACATACATGGCTATTTGGAGATTCAAAAGAAAGCAAAGATATGTTAAACGCATTAATTTCTGCACAGTCAGAGGAAATCAGTGATGGAAGGAATGTTTATTGGAAAAATATCAAAGACATTGTGACTGCTTTTGGGAAAGGATATTTCTTGCGACCTCTTAGCGTTGTTATTGTTTTAACATTAATGGTTGATGCTTCTGGAAGATACTTTATGTTAGTTTATCTCAGTgaaatatttgttgaaataaCTGGTGATGCGTCAATTGCTTTCTACTGCTCTCTAGGTGTAGACGTCACTattatgatatcttcattattgTTTATCGTAATTATACGATTGTTTAACAGAAAAACCATACTGTTTGTGACAGGTTTTTGCACGACCATTTTGTTATACGTGGTAAGTTTCACAGTTCATTTAAAATCCACAGACAACGACTCAGTGTGGTTGACGCCGGGTTTGATAATCCTAAGCACTTTTGTATCTAATAGCGGGTTAGTACCAATTGCATTTATAATTATCGGAGAAATATTTCCTTTAGAACACAGAGGCTTAGGAGGATCACTTGGTGGAATTGTCTTTACAGGCTTATACGGTGTTACCATGAAATGTATTCCAATATTATTAGAACACATAGGCACTCAAGGAGTATTTGCTGTATTAGGAACTTGTATGCTTGTTTGTTTagttatattgatatttatacTGAATGAAACTAAAGATAAGACTTTACAAGAAATTGAGGATGAGTTAAAGGGTATTAAGAGAACTAAAATTGTTCTTATCTCGGAGGATGTACTAGCAGATTGA